From a region of the Leptidea sinapis chromosome 6, ilLepSina1.1, whole genome shotgun sequence genome:
- the LOC126965110 gene encoding ras-related protein Rab-27A produces the protein MDYDYLIKLLCVGDSGVGKTSFLYKYTDGVFHTQFISTVGIDFREKTLVYQQGGRQHRIHLQLWDTAGQERFRSLTTAFYRDAMGFLLLFDLTNEASFLEVRNWIEQLKTHSLIEDPDIVLCGHKSDLQEKRLVNPNRAREFAKNHNLPYLETSAKTGLNIDRAIEVLLDKVMFRMENSVEYAMLCATGRRRQSLQKLQAKQDSNLCSC, from the exons ATGGACTACGACTATCTCATAAAACTGCTGTGTGTTGGTGATTCCGGTGTAGGAAAAACGAGTTTTCTGTACAAGTATACGGATGGTGTTTTTCACACACAATTTATTTCCACTGTTGGAATTGACTTTAGAGAAAAAACTTTG GTTTATCAACAGGGTGGTAGACAACATCGTATTCATTTGCAACTGTGGGACACAGCAGGTCAAGAAAG GTTTAGAAGCTTAACAACAGCTTTTTATAGAGATGCTATGGGATTTCTATTGCTATTTGACTTAACAAATGAGGCATCATTTCTTGAAGTTAGAAATTGGATTGAACAGTTAAAG acTCACAGCCTTATTGAAGATCCTGACATTGTCTTGTGTGGCCATAAGAGTGATCTTCAAGAGAAAAGATTAGTGAATCCAAATCGGGCTAGAGAGTTTGCAAAAAATCACAATTTGCCATACTTGGAGACTAGTGCTAAAACCGGCCTCAACATTGACCGTGCCATTGAAGTTTTGCTTGACAAAGTGATGTTTAG AATGGAGAACTCTGTCGAGTACGCAATGCTGTGTGCCACGGGGAGAAGAAGGCAGTCGTTGCAGAAACTTCAAGCTAAACAGGACAGTAACTTGTGCTCCTGCTAA